One window from the genome of Armatimonadota bacterium encodes:
- a CDS encoding penicillin-binding protein 2, giving the protein MASRRKTKNRAPGGATRPVGLFLAAGFIVAAATQANVQAIHRKDVVKLAFERGRYEVEDDLVARRGSVISADGRILAQNDDVYEFQLFYNKLPRSPGFYAELSQATGISIEELREPALVGQDRRTWATPLGGDEARAVRAITRKWNADGVSLAKVMHRRYPLGWTASGIVGLVRPDGAVNGLEKSFDSKLAGQNGEAKGFIDRTGAFMSIDDKDLRQLVQGKDITLTLDSVLQFEAGQAVKHAVELNKAESGAIVVIEPSTGNILAMSNYPTFDPEGKIGDGEDLNVAYRGMFEPGSTFKIMTLAKALDLGDVGYADHLQCSGALRVSTKTIHCSHGAHGDVDWEKAIAESCNVAAATWAGKIGSDGMHGYIKQLGLLDKPSLGLPWETGGMYNENDPAKAIQLATNGFGQSMNATPVALASAFSCLANGGLRMKPRLIAKIGDEETKVEAAGQIVKPEVADFVKNLMVSTIQKDFGTGKGLRIPGYTLAGKTGTAQRLQGSSQKGWVSNFVGIVPAQNPKALVLVMINDPKAGSYYGASVAGPVFVEMAKTLIRRYGIAPDGGTATPSPAR; this is encoded by the coding sequence ATGGCATCCCGACGAAAGACTAAAAACCGGGCCCCGGGCGGGGCGACCAGGCCGGTGGGCTTGTTTTTGGCGGCGGGGTTCATCGTGGCCGCGGCAACCCAAGCCAACGTGCAGGCGATCCACCGGAAGGACGTCGTTAAGCTGGCCTTTGAGCGCGGCCGCTACGAGGTCGAAGATGATTTGGTGGCCCGCCGCGGGTCGGTCATTTCGGCTGATGGACGAATCCTCGCGCAAAACGACGACGTTTACGAATTCCAGCTATTTTATAACAAACTGCCTCGCTCACCCGGTTTCTACGCCGAGCTGAGCCAGGCGACAGGGATTTCGATAGAAGAACTTCGGGAGCCGGCCCTAGTTGGCCAAGATCGCCGGACATGGGCGACTCCTTTGGGTGGCGACGAGGCCCGGGCGGTGCGCGCCATCACTCGAAAATGGAATGCCGACGGAGTTTCCCTGGCCAAAGTCATGCACCGCCGGTACCCGCTTGGCTGGACGGCGAGTGGGATTGTTGGGTTGGTGCGCCCCGATGGCGCGGTGAACGGCTTGGAAAAGAGCTTTGACAGCAAGCTGGCAGGGCAGAACGGGGAGGCTAAAGGGTTCATCGACCGAACCGGCGCGTTCATGTCGATCGACGACAAGGATCTGCGTCAGCTTGTTCAGGGCAAAGACATCACGCTCACCTTGGACAGCGTCTTGCAGTTCGAAGCGGGGCAGGCCGTTAAGCATGCGGTCGAGCTGAACAAAGCGGAGAGCGGGGCGATCGTGGTGATCGAGCCCAGCACCGGAAACATCCTCGCAATGTCGAACTACCCGACTTTTGATCCGGAAGGGAAGATTGGCGACGGAGAAGACCTGAACGTCGCCTACCGAGGGATGTTCGAGCCTGGATCCACATTCAAAATCATGACCCTGGCCAAAGCCTTGGATCTCGGTGATGTCGGCTATGCCGACCATTTGCAGTGCAGTGGGGCATTGCGGGTCTCCACCAAGACGATTCATTGTTCGCACGGGGCGCATGGAGACGTCGATTGGGAAAAGGCGATCGCCGAGAGCTGCAATGTGGCGGCGGCGACTTGGGCGGGCAAGATCGGGTCGGACGGCATGCACGGCTATATCAAGCAACTGGGACTGCTCGACAAGCCCTCGCTCGGCCTCCCCTGGGAAACCGGCGGCATGTACAACGAGAATGATCCGGCAAAGGCAATCCAATTGGCGACCAACGGCTTCGGCCAATCGATGAACGCCACCCCGGTGGCTTTGGCGAGCGCCTTCAGCTGTTTGGCAAACGGGGGCCTCCGCATGAAGCCCCGTTTGATTGCAAAAATCGGCGATGAGGAGACCAAGGTCGAGGCTGCGGGTCAAATCGTCAAGCCCGAAGTCGCCGATTTTGTAAAGAACCTGATGGTCTCGACAATCCAAAAGGACTTTGGCACAGGCAAGGGTCTCAGGATCCCTGGTTACACCTTGGCGGGCAAGACCGGGACGGCGCAGCGGCTCCAAGGATCCAGCCAAAAGGGTTGGGTCTCGAACTTTGTGGGGATCGTCCCGGCGCAAAATCCCAAGGCCCTGGTTCTCGTTATGATCAACGACCCCAAAGCGGGTAGCTATTATGGGGCGTCGGTCGCCGGGCCGGTTTTTGTGGAGATGGCCAAGACATTGATCCGGCGTTATGGCATTGCGCCCGATGGCGGCACGGCAACCCCAAGCCCGGCGCGGTAG